Proteins encoded in a region of the Ciona intestinalis chromosome 6, KH, whole genome shotgun sequence genome:
- the LOC104265790 gene encoding trafficking protein particle complex subunit 10-like has product MENKPTITYSISNSSNEGSFLTLSTRLTESLSKLKVEWKRTYGRSSHELYLNVKIVPLTSALLEQNDLVTRPYFHIFWTDCNDVDLYRSSIREEISSWINLLSSHKASEWIIVIVTSDVLSRLTKAKLQLPRTSIADKVKAEFCPKNPERLQVLFDPMRESAKSAESWSALGTKVATTTVRCMETIVSKYEDKVRSERERRNEKTWDFCSYFILQEELAFMYEMLGMCGNALVQYDELDAMFTQYVLNANAGEVAHWLSKFSEPITRWHSLLLWKRVDNKAREAILGGHASLIEIRNYLFTRLCHLLFKMGKVREVTQRMHYFLHSIVTEVEILEINVPPGALACWIFMCCLELVDALKAKSQHSEENSTKKSNSDMSQEKLVLENAGLWNLARLKLYYLGQLCGLLPGVVTSSDHLHMVVDLLGGMGDAEERDQGHQSPSLVLREALSSKSNFKKHYFELSELAMGTYKHMGRYRAARSIGSDLAEFYLLEGEPYKAEGYFLETVNMYQKDGWNSLCAQSNMRLAECYKKMMNIKKYLKLCYSLMCDNALSEKKKKFYSDEYRSLSTDLGDKTLSLNLWPLATVTSIQFIPAQTSFRIQTTQEIELSIISHAPKPILFQKLEVTLEHSKRQLCEDNISVTSTASKVSFDNEPDGTGFFSPSSKKPLSQPTSAPVSPELRRTRHRRHPSSSSSRDLMTQQIGEIDDSGKIELVSLNPDPQTTTQVINLSLHDQTEYTKDGALSWSGITCRRSHDLLRRQDSSHSQASKLTPVTTVAMESYDFCLESRQLTLVPGKNTVRLRLKTDAAGTFKLMQFRLNLHKTYFVLPHFYPIINYHVTNTKPTVAFEQEKSLIFGAVQNFTVRLTMGDYDIIEADCLKPLAVTTPPSVQLLSIITCTVQEKDYEIQNVTPCPKLVLDSENFLLPIPIATAQSIVTYHISCICHVDPITFTLDCKKTHRRTHSAPPVTISRSPKSAPRHQTILELPSPTAENHYDITTEQTDSICDITTQKPVTLNGSSENEKHENQKNANNIHQNGNITLLDPGVKENSSKTPEITTPKPRLSLRSPFSRRKKKTPEPDLKPAEKMESENDITITPSFRINGDLIEVTLDDDSAASSEGFVTLPSITDVKLGTPYESMESESSGSNSDLELDRKPPLPNKKLIRHFPSKSDAGVVQLHHNSNHNREATRYITTRTFDVTLPWKEVPPKNLSLHFVRCLEFTHAWHFFANENRMLSVTVDNVTSQTILLRDARLRFVNASHMGVVQVSSSSEKKIKPNSNIVYCWRVSTTKSMPLRLHAQFDIDVVSQDITNQVITSTATYKFELENIQPVYNVTCITGNGSLRSGEMTSLRIDVRRVRVDSEHETTKNGQQLLMFQVVDNRGRWAVCGKSSGVISLPTSNAIHCENQVEAMGSATLEVMPLISGNLHLPFVILNRYMKRRSSEFDERLSSTDSPVLKPPRLRPFEQGEVLYLDQARQVRVFPHDYVIDEKRVTQL; this is encoded by the exons ATGGAAAACAAACCTACTATAActt ATTCAATATCCAATTCCAGTAATGAAGGATCATTCCTTACACTTTCAACTCGTTTGACAGAGTCTTTGTCAAAGTTGAAAGTAGAGTGGAAAAGAACATACGGACGTAGCAGTCATGAGTTATATCTTAATGTTAAGATAGTTCCGCTCACTTCTGCCTTGCTCGAACAAAACGACTTGGTCACTAGGCCGTACTTTCATATATTTTGGACAGACTGCAAT GATGTTGATTTGTATCGCTCCTCGATTCGAGAAGAAATATCTTCATGGATCAACCTCCTAAGCAGTCATAAAGCATCTGAGTGGATCATTGTCATAGTAACAAGCGATGTGCTTTCTAGACTCACGAAAGCAAAACTTCAACTTCCACGAACCTCTATTGCTGATAAAGTAAAGGCAGAGTTTTGCCCGAAAAATCCTGAAAG actACAAGTTTTATTTGACCCTATGCGCGAGTCGGCAAAAAGTGCTGAATCATGGTCAGCGTTAGGGACAAAGGTAGCCACCACGACTGTGCGTTGTATGGAGACCATTGTTTCAAAATATGAGGATAAGGTTCGCTCAGAACGGGAACGAAGAAACGAAAAAACCTGGGATTTTTGTTCCTACTTTATACTACAG GAGGAGCTAGCTTTCATGTATGAAATGTTAGGCATGTGTGGTAACGCACTTGTACAATATGATGAACTAGATGCAATGTTTACACAATATGTGCTGAATGCCAACGCTGGGG AGGTAGCCCATTGGTTGAGCAAATTCAGTGAACCTATTACGAGATGGCATTCCTTGTTACTATGGAAACGTGTGGACAACAAAGCTAGGGAAGCGATTCTTGGAGGTCATGCCTCCCTTATTGAGATTCGTAACTATCTGTTTACTCGCTTATGCCACCTACTGTTCAAAATGGGCAAAGTACGAGAAGTCACGCAGCGAATGCATTATTTTCTACATTCTATTGTGACAGAAGTGGAAATTTTAGAG ATCAACGTCCCACCAGGAGCATTAGCATGTTGGATATTTATGTGTTGTTTGGAGCTAGTTGATGCTCTGAAAGCAAAAAGTCAACATTCAGAGGAAAATTCAACTAAAAAATCAAACTCTGACATGAGCCAGGAAAAACTGGTGTTGGAAAATGCAGGATTATGGAACTTAGCTAGATTAAAG CTCTACTACCTGGGACAGTTATGCGGGTTACTGCCAGGTGTGGTAACATCATCAGATCATCTTCATATGGTGGTGGACTTGTTAGGGGGAATGGGAGATGCAGAGGAGAGGGACCAAGGACATCAATCACCATCCCTG GTCCTTCGGGAAGCTCTGTCATCAAAGAGCAACTTCAAGAAACATTACTTTGAACTCTCAGAGCTCGCTATGGGGACTTATAAACACATGGGGCGCTACAGAGCAGCACGGAGTATTGGAAGCGATCTCGCTGAATTTTATTT GTTGGAAGGGGAGCCATACAAGGCTGAAGGTTATTTCCTTGAAACAGTAAACATGTACCAGAAAGATGGTTGGAATAGCTTATGTGCACAGTCTAATATGAGATTAGCTGAAtgctacaaaaaaatgatgaataTTAAGAA ataCCTTAAACTGTGCTACTCATTAATGTGCGATAATGCATTAAgtgaaaaaaagaagaaattttATTCAGATGAATACAGATCATTATCTACTGATCTGGGGGACAAAactttatctttaaatttatgGCCCCTTGCTACTGTTAC atCAATCCAGTTCATACCAGCTCAAACTAGTTTTCGAATCCAAACCACACAGGAAATAGAACTGAGTATCATATCCCATGCCCCGAAACCTATACTGTTTCAGAAGTTAGAAGTAACGTTAGAGCATTCCAAACGACAGTTATGTGAGGATAATATAAGTGTTACATCAACTGCCTCAAAG GTTTCATTTGACAATGAACCAGATGGAACTGGATTTTTCTCGCCTAGTTCCAAAAAACCTCTCTCTCAACCAACCAGTG CCCCAGTTTCCCCCGAACTTCGTAGAACCCGGCACCGTCGCCACCCATCTTCGAGCAGTAGCAGAGATCTCATGACTCAGCAGATTGGAGAGATTGATGACTCTGGAAAAATTGAG CTTGTAAGTTTAAATCCTGATCCACAAACTACAACTCAAGTCATCAATCTTTCACTACATGATCAGACTGAGTATACTAAA GACGGCGCCCTTTCGTGGTCAGGAATCACTTGTCGGAGATCACATGACCTGCTACGACGGCAGGACAGCAGCCACTCACAAGCCAGCAAGTTGACGCCTGTCACGACAGTTGCCATGGAAAGTTATGACTTCTGTTTGGAGTCGCGACAATTGACACTGGTGCCtggaaaaaatacagttaGATTAcgattaaaa ACTGATGCAGCTGGCACTTTCAAGCTGATGCAGTTTCGCTTAAATTTGcacaaaacttattttgttttaccacaTTTTTACCCAATAATAAACTACCACGTCACGAACACTAAACCTACTGTTGCTTTTGAACAAGAAAAAAg tttaatttttggaGCAGTTCAAAACTTCACTGTGAGATTAACCATGGGcgactatgacatcatagaagcggattgtttaaaaccattaGCTGTTACAACACCACCAAGTGTCCAGTTACTGAGCATTATAACATGCACTGTCcaagaaaaag attACGAAATTCAAAATGTCACCCCATGCCCAAAACTTGTGCTCGACAGCGAGAATTTCCTTCTTCCAATCCCTATAGCTACTGCCCAGTCAATTGTAACGTACCACATATCTTGTATCTGCCATGTAGACCCAATTACCTTTACTCTTG ACTGCAAGAAGACCCACCGTCGTACCCACAGTGCCCCCCCAGTAACGATATCCAGGTCCCCTAAATCTGCCCCAAGACACCAAACAATCTTAGAACTGCCTTCCCCTACAGCAGAAaaccactatgacatcacaacagaACAAACAGACAgtatctgtgacatcacaacacaAAAACCTGTCACTCTAAACGGTTCAAGCGAAAACGAAAAACACGAAAACCAAAAAAACGCGAATAACATTCACCAAAATGGCAATATTACACTTTTAGACCCTGGGGTAAAAGAAAATTCCTCTAAAACCCCTGAAATAACCACCCCAAAGCCTCGCTTATCATTACGTAGTCCTTTTTCACGACGCAAAAAGAAAACTCCCGAGCCAGACTTGAAACCAGCGGAAAAAATGGAATCTGAAAATGACATTACAATAACGCCATCTTTTCGTATTAATGGAGACTTAATAGAGGTTACCCTTGATGACGACTCTGCTGCCTCTAGTGAGGGGTTTGTTACTTTACCGAGTATAACGGACGTAAAGTTGGGAACACCGTATGAATCTATGGAATCTGAAAGCTCCGGTTCAAATTCTGACCTGGAGCTTGATAGAAAACCACCTTTACCAAATAAG AAGCTAATCCGTCACTTTCCTTCCAAATCTGATGCGGGTGTTGTGCAACTACATCATAATTCCAACCACAATAGGGAAGCAACGAGATACATTACGACACGCACg TTCGACGTAACTTTACCATGGAAAGAAGTTCCACCCAAAAATTTATCGTTACATTTCGTTCGTTGTTTGGAGTTCACTCACGCCTGGCATTTCTTCGCCAATGAAAATCGAATGCTGTCAGTCACTGTTGAtaatgtgacatcacaaacaatattattacGAGACGCTCGATTACGATTTGTCAACGCAAGTCACATGGGTGTGGTGCAAGTCTCCTCTTCATcggaaaaa aaaattaaaccaaacagTAACATAGTATATTGTTGGCGTGTGTCTACTACCAAATCCATGCCCTTGCGATTACATGCGCAGTTTGATATTGACGTTGTTTCACAAGATATTACGAATCAAGTTATTACATCTACTGCAACTTATAAGTTTGAGTTAGAAAATATACAg cCAGTTTACAATGTAACTTGCATCACTGGTAACGGTTCTTTACGTAGCGgggaaatgacgtcattacgtATTGACGTACGTCGTGTACGTGTTGATTCGGAACATGAAACGACAAAAAACGGACAACAGCTTCTTATGTTTCAAG TTGTTGACAACCGAGGTCGTTGGGCAGTTTGTGGTAAAAGCAGTGGTGTCATTAGCCTTCCCACTTCCAATGCAATTCATTGCGAAAACCAAGTTGAAGCCATGGGTTCGGCAACACTGGAAGTAATGCCTCTTATATCAGGAAACTTACATTTGCCGTTTGTGATTCTTAATCGTTACATGAAACGACGGTCAAGCGAATTTG acGAAAGATTGAGCAGCACTGACAGCCCTGTACTTAAACCACCTCGACTACGACCGTTTGAACAGGGTGAGGTACTGTATCTTGATCAGGCGCGTCAGGTGCGGGTATTTCCCCATGATTACGTCATCGACGAGAAGCGCGTCACTcagctgtga
- the LOC778563 gene encoding chordin, which translates to MNRDVTGKRLRHSGGTLSRDLVDFTISKSHFEQEQMMMTSCYYVTVVFIAMTSGICAGFLQIHPAEEALPSNNPRGCVFGRQFHVIGSSWHPNLGRPFGIMYCVTCQCVKETTGRFKPDGQPKEVTRVTCHDVRKDCPHVTCKGAKVPRGGCCKVCPDDTDTIVTSAEEFSSKNGDVPLPLDITEEKSINHDDSKAGVDEKTKSYVALLTSNDGGPLLRATFNLHRDNLHFTIQYLRSTKPTIIEMLTNDDVTIYTHVTEMSPKPGQPIVCGVWRNLPKHVVSSLDKRLLTLRAVFVQTGANMTSQGQIIRHRALSRETFSSILSTTPLDGASGAIAMITLGRHRFNKLHFAILLRRSSVTSQPTTITVRLLNNQNRTLRSTEKTLQPSSNELADVWSTNSEILRRLGDGSLHIQMVARTTGSRDKQSYIGSVRAKTTCDLLQAVLSGSDCSLPASTGAAGSAILNINSDNTVSYKVALVGISSRVTSISLLGDYRKKRTRVVADLTPQFVNGKAQGRLENLNGKEIHLLLSNRVRVAVETEQSNSGELGGHVTSLLYGGHQARYKGLPIPLAGSLVRPPVFTGAAGHVWLELNEECHLYYEIVVSGLSKERDTTLAAHLHGLAEIAETETGHKQLLKGFYGKEARGILRELSSEIYEHLNQGNAFVQIATKSNPGGEIRGRVHIPNTCSRTIVNKANHKQDTSDTDQNSLSVPSSDVTTSRVTDLDAVVHDGVIPTYTERRLELDPSACYVIDEWKPHGSEWAPDYDPKCTICVCESGSSLCDPVYCPPLECGRPVATEGSCCPVCNDGFGEIPTKHDDGASIGSLFGSPFTQLDQKEDEKEKEKEGCYYGGDGQIHAIGSWWHPYFKRFGHVSCVNCTCRPDGEIVCGKITCPPVTCSNPIKQNPRDCCKTCPEVTRHELRHESRDHRMQDDSVSRMCQFGRELRAPGEKWTLGYLGRRNLECIECECATHGVKHKCRKNCPAVSHECSRVERNVSGCCPWRCADRQRSTERFPFS; encoded by the exons atgaacCGTGACGTCACGGGAAAAAGGCTACGTCACAGTGGGGGTACTTTATCTAGGGATCTCGTAGATTTCACCATATCGAAATCTCACTTCGAGCAGGAACAaatgatgatgacgtcatgctATTACGTCACGGTGGTATTCATTGCTATGACGTCAGGTATATGTGCTGGCTTTCTGCAGATACATCCAGCAGAAGAAGCATTGCCGTCTAATAACCCGCGAG GTTGTGTATTTGGTCGTCAGTTCCACGTCATCGGATCATCATGGCACCCAAACCTTGGTCGTCCATTTGGAATCATGTATTGTGTCACGTGTCAGTGCGTCAAAGAG aCCACTGGGCGTTTCAAACCAGACGGACAACCAAAGGAAGTTACTCGGGTCACGTGTCATGACGTAAGAAAGGACTGCCCCCACGTCACGTGCAAAGGGGCCAAGGTACCCAGGGGAGGATGCTGTAAAGTTTGCCCAGACG ATACAGAtacaattgtgacgtcagccGAAGAATTTTCATCGAAAAATGGTGATGTTCCGCTGCCATTGGATATCACTGAAGAAAAATCAATTAACCACGACGACTCAAAGGCTGGTGTTGATGAGAAGACAAAAA GTTATGTTGCACTGTTAACCAGCAATGATGGTGGGCCATTGTTACGAGCTACGTTTAACCTGCACAGGGATAATCTGCATTTTACGATCCAGTATTTGAG GTCAACCAAACCCACCATTATAGAAATGCTGActaatgatgatgtcacaatataCACTCATGTAACTGAAATGTCACCAAAGCCAGGACAACCTATTGTTtgcggg gtATGGCGTAATCTACCAAAACACGTTGTTAGCTCCTTAGATAAAAGGTTGTTGACTCTCAGAGCTGTTTTTGTCCAAACTGGTgccaatatgacatcacaaggtCAAATAATACGACACAGAGCATTGAGTCGAG aAACTTTTAGTTCGATTTTATCCACGACACCTCTAGATGGAGCTAGTGGAGCAATTGCGATGATCACCCTTGGCCGACATCGATTCAATAAACTTCATTTTGCCATTTTACTCAG ACGAtcttctgtgacatcacaacccaCCACAATCACTGTGCGATTACTCAACAATCAAAACAGAACGTTGCGATCAACCGAGAAAACTCTTCAACCCtca AGTAATGAGCTAGCTGATGTGTGGTCGACAAATTCTGAAATCCTTCGAAGATTGGGTGATGGTTCACTTCATATACAGATGGTTGCTAGGACAACAGGGTCACGTGATAAACAAAGCTACATCGGCAGCGTGAGAGCAAAAACAACTTGTGACC TGTTGCAAGCTGTTTTATCTGGAAGTGACTGTAGCCTACCAGCCAGTACAGGAGCAGCTGGATCCGCGATTCTGAATATTAATTCTGACAACACTGTTTCTTACAAG GTGGCGCTAGTGGGTATTTCAAGTCGGGTGACCTCAATATCACTGCTTGGAGACTACAGAAAGAAGCGAACACGCGTAGTAGCCGATCTCACCCCACAATTTGTGAATGGGAAAGCCCAAGGAAGACTGGAAAACCTTAATGGGAAAGAG ATACATCTTTTACTAAGCAACCGTGTGCGTGTTGCCGTGGAAACTGAACAAAGCAATAGTGGAGAGCTGGGTGGTCATGTGACTTCTCTCCTTTATGGAGGCCACCAAGCTAGATATAAAG GCCTTCCAATTCCTCTTGCTGGTTCTCTAGTACGACCCCCTGTATTCACTGGGGCTGCAGGTCACGTTTGGCTTGAACTGAATGAAGAATGTCATCTTTATTATGAAATTG TTGTTTCTGGACTAAGCAAAGAGCGTGACACAACATTAGCCGCACATTTACACGGTCTCGCTGAAATAGCTGAAACAGAAACTGGACATAAACAACTTTTGAAAGGTTTCTATGGAAAAGag GCGCGTGGAATATTAAGAGAGTTATCTTCAGAAATATATGAACATCTCAACCAGGGCAATGCTTTTGTACAG ATTGCAACAAAGTCAAACCCAGGTGGAGAAATACGTGGTCGTGTTCATATACCAAACACTTGCTCCAGGACAATAGTTAACAAGGCTAACCATAAACAAG atactTCAGACACAGACCAGAATTCATTAAGTGTTCCAAGCTCTGATGTCACCACGTCACGGGTGACTGATCTCGATGCAGTGGTGCATGACGGGGTAATCCCAACATACACCGAGCGTCGTTTGGAGCTTGACCCATccgcttgttacgtcatagacgAATGGAAACCCCATGGTAGTGAATGGGCACCAGATTACGACCCAAAATGCACAATATGCGTTTGTGAG tccGGTAGTTCACTTTGCGATCCTGTTTACTGCCCGCCACTAGAGTGCGGCAGACCAGTGGCCACCGAAGGGAGCTGTTGTCCAGTGTGTAACGATGGGTTTGGGGAAATACCAACCAAGCATGATGATGGGGCTTCTATAg gATCTCTGTTTGGGTCTCCATTTACACAACTCGATCAAAAAGAAGACGagaaagaaaaagagaaagaag GTTGCTACTACGGGGGCGATGGACAAATACACGCGATAGGTTCATGGTGGCATccatattttaaacgattCGGCCACGTATCGTGCGTGAACTGCACGTGTAGGCCAGACGGTGAAATTGTGTGTGGAAAAATTACGTGCCCGCCAGTAACGTGCTCAAATCCTATCAAACAAAATCCGAGAGATTGCTGTAAAACTTGCCCAG AGGTCACACGTCACGAACTACGTCACGAATCACGTGACCATCGCATGCAGGACGACAGCGTGTCCAGGATGTGTCAGTTTGGTCGTGAGCTACGAGCACCCGGGGAAAAATGGACGCTTGGATATCTGGGCAGAAGAAACCTTGAATGTATAGAATGCGAATGTGCT aCCCATGGTGTGAAACACAAGTGCCGCAAAAACTGTCCAGCTGTCAGTCATGAATGCAGTCGAGTGGAACGAAACGTTTCCGGTTGCTGCCCATGGCGTTGCGCGGACCGTCAGAGGTCGACCGAGAGATTTCCGTTTTCGTAA
- the LOC100183635 gene encoding fatty acid-binding protein, intestinal, protein MAKAVAGNWTLDRSENYDDFLKAAGMNSIKRAMAVKLGGSLSIENVGGKLKVKSVNGPKTKEREMPIGADFDDEGPGGGSARGRWVEEGDTMVGTFKTEKGKTFVMKREIVGGQLVQTMDFDGVVCKRYFNKK, encoded by the exons atggCAAAGGCAGTCGCTGGCAATTGGACACTTGACAGAAGCGAAAACTATGACGATTTCTTAAAAGCAGCAG GAATGAACTCTATCAAGAGAGCAATGGCCGTAAAACTTGGCGGTTCACTAAGCATTGAGAATGTTGGTGGGAAACTGAAGGTAAAATCGGTGAATGGACCAAAGACAAAGGAAAGAGAAATGCCAATTGGAGCTGATTTCGATGACGAAGGCCCAGGAGGCGGCTCTGCCCgg GGTCGCTGGGTAGAAGAAGGCGACACAATGGTTGGGACATTCAAGACAGAGAAGGGAAAAACTTTCGTTATGAAGAGAGAAATTGTTGGCGGCCAGCTTGTACAG acCATGGACTTTGATGGCGTAGTTTGCAAACGTTACTTCAACAAGAAATAG